Within Streptomyces sp. SS1-1, the genomic segment CCCGCTGGTCTCCATCGACCCGGTGCGGCGCACCGCCGCCGTCGACGGCCGGGAACTCGACCTGACGTACCTGGAGTTCGAGCTCCTCGCCCATCTGGTGGCGCACCCGCACCGGGTGCACACCCGCGACCAGCTGGTCACCACGGTGTGGGGGTACGGGCATGTCGGCGACGGCCGGACCGTCGACGTGCACATCGCCCGGCTGCGCCGCAAGCTGGGCGCCGAGCACCGGGACACCATCCGCACGATCCGCCGCGTCGGCTACAAGTACGCCCCGCCGGCCGGGCGCTGACCGCCCGCCGCGTCCTCTGCCGTCGGCAGAGCGCCGTTCCGTCCCGCGCGCCCGGCGGGCAGAGTCGCCGGTATGAGACTTCTGGTGCTGGGCGGTACGGAGTTCGCGGGACGGGCGGTCGTGGAGGCGGCGCTCGGGCGTGGCTGGGAGGTGACCGTCCTCCACCGGGGGCGGCACGACCCCCCGGCCGGGGTGCGGTCGCTGCGCGGTGACCGCACCGCGCCCGACGGGCTCGCCGCCCTCGCCGGGGACGAGACGTGGGACGCCGTGGTCGACACCTGGTCGGCGGCGCCCCGCCCGGTCCGGGACGCGGCCCGGCTGCTGCGGGACCGGGCGGGGCGGTACGTGTACGTGTCGAGCCGCTCGGTGTACGCGTGGGCGCCGCCCGCCGGGTACGGCGAGGACGCCCCGGTGATCGGGGGCGCCGAGGCGGGCGCCGGGCAGACCGACTACGCGCGCGACAAGCGGGGCGGCGAACTGGCCGCCGTCGAGGGGTTCGGGGCCGGCCGCTCACTGCTGGTGCGGGCCGGGCTGATCCTCGGGCCGTACGAGAACGTCGGCCGGCTGCCGTGGTGGCTGAACCGGATGGCGCGCGGCGGCCCGGTCCTGGCGCCCGGTCCCCGGGACCTGCCGTTGCAGTACGTCGACGTCCGGGACCTCGCGGAGTGGATGCTCGACGCGGTGGAGGCGGGGCTGAGCGGGGCGTACAACCTGACAAGTCCTCAGGGGCACGCCACTATGGGCGAGTTCCTCGACGCCTGCGCGGCGGTGGCCGGGCCGGACGCCGACCTGCGCTGGGTCGAGCCGGACGTCGTACTGGGCGCGGGCATCGAGCCCTGGACACAGCTCCCGGTGTGGGTGCCGCCGGGCAGCGACCTGCACGACGCGCTGCACGCGGCGGACGTCTCACGGGCCGTGGAGAGCGGGCTGCGGTGTCGTCCCGTCGCCGAGACGGTGGCGGACACCTGGCGGTGGCTCCAGGGCCTCGGCGGCACCGCGCCGCGGCGTCCGGACCGCTCCCTCAAGGGCCTGGATCCGGAGGTGGAGGCGAAGGCCCTCGCGGCCGCGGAGGACGCCCCCACCGCCTGACCGGCCTCTTCACCCCGTGTACGGGATCAGCAACTCCCGGTGTCAGAGCGGCTGTTGAGACCGCACCGTACACATGAATCTCTCAGGAATTCCCGGGACGGCTGAACACCCGTGCGGCGCCCTCCGTATGAGAGGGCGCCGCTTCACTCCTGTCGGGCGCCTCGATGCCCCCGAAAAAGGAAGTCAGAGGAGTTCCATGGGACGCAACACAAGAAAACGCCGTACGCCACTGGCCACCAAGGCCATTGCCGCATCGGCGGCCCTAGCGCTCGGTGGGGGCGGGCTTGTCTGGGCCAATTTCTACGCATCGGCGCACGAGGACGGACACTCCGGGAACCGGACGAAGTCCGCCTCCGCGCGCGTCGCGACGATCAACTGCCCGGACGTGGGCCAGCGGCTGACGAAGGTGCCGAGAAGCGCGCGCAGGACCGTCGCCAAGGAACTGGCGCTGCTCGACCGGCAGATCACGGCGGCCTACACCCGGCTCGCTCAGACGCGGCAGGCTCAGGCGGGTGACGCCAACTACGTCAGCAACGCCATTCTCAGCCCGCTGAAGTCCAAGCGCGTCGCCACGCTCGACCGCATCCGCCAGAGCATCAACCGGGGCGGCGGCAAGGCCCCGCGCGACATGAACCGGTGGGCGCAGTGCCAGGGCGTCCCGGCGGAGCAGCCGACCGGCGGCGGGCAGCAGAACGGCGGCGGTCAGCAGGGCGGCGGGCAGCAGGGCGGCGGGCAGAACAACGGCGGACAGGACAACGGCGGCGGGCAGCAGAACAACGGCGGGCAGGCCGGCAACGGCCCCGTGGCGGACGACTTCATCAAGATCGAGGACGTCCAGCCCAACTCCCGCAACCTGCCCAACGGTCTTCCGGCGAACGGTGACAGCGGCTCGACCGGCAGCTTCACCACCCGGTGCGGCACCAACGAGAACGCGAACCGCAACTCGGACAACGTGATCGTGGCGCCCGGCGTCAGCAACGGCGCCCAGCACCAGCACGACTACGTCGGCAACCAGAGCAACAACGCCTTCGCCAGCGACCAGGACCT encodes:
- a CDS encoding winged helix-turn-helix domain-containing protein → MATTRSLSSAPTLASPSSTGVRQHLRAVDRDEVIDVADLLPPGATWLPAPQHSLPALPGQPPMVGYLVLVPADRQPALVPAAEPVDDPLVSIDPVRRTAAVDGRELDLTYLEFELLAHLVAHPHRVHTRDQLVTTVWGYGHVGDGRTVDVHIARLRRKLGAEHRDTIRTIRRVGYKYAPPAGR
- a CDS encoding SDR family oxidoreductase; this translates as MRLLVLGGTEFAGRAVVEAALGRGWEVTVLHRGRHDPPAGVRSLRGDRTAPDGLAALAGDETWDAVVDTWSAAPRPVRDAARLLRDRAGRYVYVSSRSVYAWAPPAGYGEDAPVIGGAEAGAGQTDYARDKRGGELAAVEGFGAGRSLLVRAGLILGPYENVGRLPWWLNRMARGGPVLAPGPRDLPLQYVDVRDLAEWMLDAVEAGLSGAYNLTSPQGHATMGEFLDACAAVAGPDADLRWVEPDVVLGAGIEPWTQLPVWVPPGSDLHDALHAADVSRAVESGLRCRPVAETVADTWRWLQGLGGTAPRRPDRSLKGLDPEVEAKALAAAEDAPTA
- a CDS encoding DUF1996 domain-containing protein produces the protein MGRNTRKRRTPLATKAIAASAALALGGGGLVWANFYASAHEDGHSGNRTKSASARVATINCPDVGQRLTKVPRSARRTVAKELALLDRQITAAYTRLAQTRQAQAGDANYVSNAILSPLKSKRVATLDRIRQSINRGGGKAPRDMNRWAQCQGVPAEQPTGGGQQNGGGQQGGGQQGGGQNNGGQDNGGGQQNNGGQAGNGPVADDFIKIEDVQPNSRNLPNGLPANGDSGSTGSFTTRCGTNENANRNSDNVIVAPGVSNGAQHQHDYVGNQSNNAFASDQDLANADTTCQNQGDKSSYFWPVIRIQDGSQDIDAGQPGGGQDGNVGKIVAPNEAQLKFVGNRTSDVVAMPKALRIITGDAKSFVNGLNNANTAWSCTGFEDRQVTDKYPICPDGSSVVRTSAFQSCWDGQNIDSANHRTHVAFVQADGTCANGFKAIPQLQVRLVYDIQAPQIQNGQVQNAFAIDSFPDQLHKPITDHNDFINFFDENLMNQVVQCINSGQDCD